A region of the Bacillus sp. NP247 genome:
AATACAGCAAAAACTTCTTTGTCTAATGTTATTTTCTCTACTAAATTCCCCTTTAAAGAAGGTATTATTGGAGGAACTCCTAAGCCATTATTATATAAAAAATCTGTATATCTAACTTCTTCTAGTTGTTCTTCATAGGTTTTATAATTAGTTATTCTAACGAAATAATTACCTTGTAATGCGACACATTGATACATTTCATTTGTTACTGAATGAATGCCAATAAAATCTAATGGATATAGTTCATCAATGTGTTGGAGTATCTCTTTTTCCGAATTAGTCATTTTAAAATCCGTTCCTCTCGCTTTAAGTCTATTTTTTTATTCTAAAATGTAAATGGAATCTAGTATCTTAAGCAAATTCGGGAATCGGTAATAAAAACCCTTCCTTAATGTACGAAGCGGTCTACTTTAATACAAAGTAATTAATTAGCAGACAAATATGAAATACATTTTAATTCAATACAGAGAGTTTGTTTTTTGAATGAAACTATTCATATTTACGTAAGAATTGTATATTGGAAAGTATAGTGAACATGTGACAAACTTAGGTAGATGAGAAAATATGAAATTAAAAGATAATACTGTTATTTAGTAGTTTTATATAATAAACCACAAGAAATATCAAAAGAAAGAAATTGATACCTCTTATAATTTTCGTTGAGGAGTGAAATAAATGAATGAGCATATACAACTTATGATCGATTGGATAGAGGGGAAGTTAAAAAGTGAATTTTCATTAGACGAATTGTCTCATTATATGGGCTATTCTCCTTATTATTGTTCTTTTAAGTTTCATCAAGTAACAGGTATAAGTATTAGGCGTTATATTCTTCTTAGAAGATTGTATTTATCTACTGAGGATTTAAAGAAGGATAGAAAGATAATTGATATCGCCTTTGATTACGAATACTCCTCGCAAGAAGCGTATAGCCGAGCTTTCAAAAATATTTTTGGAATAAATCCGAGAGAATTTCAACTTAACAAAATGCCTATTCAATCATTTGTTAAACTCAATATAAATAATGGAGGAGAGTTTAAAATGAATTTTTCTAGAAAAATTGAAGTTGATCAGTTACGAAATGCGAAGAGTGAGCTGTTTGATAAAGATGTACTAAACATATTAAATGGTCAATTTATGTATGAAGAATTTAAAGGTGAAAAACTAATGGGGGAGTCTGATTACGCTCCATTTAATGAAGCGATGTGTGTAAATGCAACTACTGAACAAGTTTTTGATGAAGAGTTTATTAAAATCAGGGCAGAGGGACATAGCAATTCAACAGAAAATTATATAAAAAAGGTCATTCATCCGTTAGAAGGTCTTTTTAAGCGTGAGTATAAATGTATCGTTTTATGGTTTGGTGAGGACATGTTTTGCCAAATGAACTTGCTCACATTACTTTCCTACCTTGAGCAGTCCGATTATGAGGGGAAAGTATATTTAAATAGCTTTAGAGAAGATGAATTCAAAGTCAGTCAAACTGAACTGAAGTTAGGTAACTATTGTTCTGTATACAAAAAGGTATTGGTAAATCATGAAAAACCATCTGTTGAATTACTTCCAGTGCTGTATCAGGCTATAAACTTATATTTAGATATGTTAAAAGAAGAGAATGCGGTAGTAAAATTCATCTCCAAAAATAAAGATTTACCAACCAAAGAATTATTAAAAAAGTTGTTTCATCTTTTCCCAACAATCGGATATGGAGACTCCCAATACATAGAACTTATCAATAGAATAAAATGAAATATCATTGGATTAATTGACTAAGAAGATGCACCTAAAAGCATAGGTGCATCTTTTTTAATTATATCCGTTCAAGTAATTCCAATTCTTCTTCTACAAATGCCATTAATTCTTTTATTGTTTCACTAGAAAAATCAAAGCGAATTCCAGCTGCTTCATATACTTCTGTTAAGGGTTTAGAGCTACCTAGAGATAATGCTTTTTTATAGTTTTGTAGTGCTTGTTTAGGATTCTCTTTATATTGTTTATACATTTGCAGTGCACCAAGCTGTGCAATCGCATATTCGATATAATAGAATGGTACTTCAAAAATATGTAGTACAGGTAACCAGCCAGTTGCTATCCAATTTTCATAACCTTCAATATTTACCACATTCGATTGGTAAGTGTTATGTAATTCTAAATATTTTTCATTTCTTTCTTTAGCAGTATGACTTGGATTTTCATACATCCAATGTTGGAATTGATCAACGATAATCATTTGTGGTAAATACTTAACAATATCTTTAAAGAAATCTAATTTTGTTTTTATAAATTCTTCTGTATTCTCATAAAATGTATCCCAATACTCCATCGAAAATAATTCCATTGTCATGCTGGCTAGCTCAGCTGATTCTGAAGGGATTTCTAAATATTTTTGTAGCTCTAGCTGCTTCATACATTCATTATGAATACTATGGCCCATTTCATGGAGGAAAGTAGTAACATCATAATGTGTATGATTGAGATTCATAAAAATAAAAGATAGTTGAGAAGCAGGTAAGTGTTCGCAAAATCCTCCAGGTGCTTTTCCTTTACGACTTTCTAAATCTAAGCAATCATTTTTATGCATACGGCTCAATAATGCAGAGAATTCAGGGTCTAGTTTGTGTAAAATATGAGAACTTTTTTCGATTAAATCACTCTCGTCTTCAATAGGTTTTAATACTTTTTGATTTGGTGCGGCTGCTTTTAGATCCCACGGACGAAGTGTATCTACTTGAAGTTCAGCTTTTTTCTCATTAAATATATTATCAATAAGTGGTACAACGTATTTACGAACAGATTCTGCAAGTTCATAGCAATCATCAGCCGTATAATCAAAGCGTTCATATTTTTTAAACATATAATCACGATAATTATCTAATTGAATGTTTTTTGCCTTTTGGTGACGGATTGCAATTAATTCATTTAAAATATGTTGTAAATTATTTTCAACAGATAAGAATTTTTCAGAAATGAGCGTTTTTGCTTTTTTTCGTATATCACGATTTGGATTTTGTAAGTAAGACTGTAGTTCAGTAATTGTTTTTTCTTCGCCATCCCATAGTGCAGTCAAACTGCCTGTGATTTCGAAGTACTCGGTTACTAATTTGTCTTCTTTTACTTCTAAATCAATGTTCTTCTCACAAAATAATGTTTGTGCATTCTTTATTTTTTTATCAAGTATGCTATAAGTTTTTGGATCTAGTTGCATTCGAAATGATGATTCTAAATATGTATTATCAAATGAATTTTGATAACGTTTCAAAAGAGGCCTTACATATTGTTGATCATATTCAAACGTATCTTTTATTTCTTTGTTATCTGTATTACATTGAAAAGCAATATAGTGTGATCTTAATTGTTCTTCGATTTCAGATATTAATTTCGACTGAGCTTTTAGCCAGTTTTCTAAATCTTCTCCAGAAGAAATAGACGTATTTAATAAAGTAGACAAGTCTTTTTCAAGCTCATGTAAATTACGAATATCAATCGTATTAGAGTTCTGCATTATATATCCCTCACTTTTTATTTATTCATAGAGATATTCTTCTTTTTCGTTATAATTCCTTTTTTACCAAAAAAATTTGTGCCTATTACGCCAAGAATAATCATAAGTGTACCGATAATATGATAGTAGGCAATTTGCTCGTGTAAGAATACAACACCTGCAATTATAGTAATAAGTGTAGATAAGTTGCTAAAAACACTTATTTTGGCTGCTTCAATATAAGATAATGAATAGTTTAATAATAAGGCCGTTAGTAAGGATGATAGTAATCCTAAATATAAAATGGATATAAGAAATGTACCGTTTGTAAATGGCTTAAAGTACATAGTTATTGTGCCTTTATTTATATGATCAGCGATAGCGATTAAATTAAAACTAATAAAACCGATTGCTGTCATTGTGTAGGTTAAATCCATTAGCTTGAATTTCTTTGTCATTTTTCGAGCTAATACATTGTAGCAAGCAGATGATAATGCCGATAACAGGATGAGAATAACTCCGATGAAGCTAGTTTCATGGGCACCGATACCATTCATGATAAATATATAAATGACACCGATGACAGAAACGAGTACAGATGTTTTTTGCCATATATTTGTATACTCTTTTAAAAAATAGGAAGCGAGTATCATCGTAAATATAGGGATAGCAGCTTGTATAATTCCAGCCTCAGATGAACTTGTATATACTAGACCAAATGCTTGGAAAGCAAAGAACAGTGCTGGATAAAATATTGCAAGTGGTAAAAGGGCAAGTATGTTTTTGAATGATATATTTAACTTTACAAAACTGGAAATAACCGGAATACTTGCTGCTATGAAAGCAACTGTAAAACGGTGAGCAAGAGTATCAAGAGGGCTCGTAATGGTTAGTGCTAGTTTCACAAACATAAATGAAAATCCAATAATAAATGAATAGAGTAATGCGGATATATATGCTTTTGTTGTATTTGTCATAATTTCACCTCATAGTAGTTGATTTCTTACTGGCCAGTATACGTATATAGTAATCTTTCTGATCTAGTGCTACAATGTGAACAAATACAAACTGTACCGGTACAACTTAAATATTGGGGTGGTAATGATGTATAAGTATTTACATATTTTAAACGATTTAGAAAGTGTGATTCAAAATGGTGAGATAAAAGAAGGAAAGAAATTACCGTCTATACGGTCACTCGTCACGCAATATGAATGTAATAAGGCGACTGTAATACGAGCGCTGCATGAATTAGAAAAGCGTCATATTATTTATTCTGTACCTCAAAGTGGATACTACGTTGTTAAGAAATCTGGGAGTTACATAGAAAATAACGAGATGATTGATTTTGCTTCCTCAGCACCAGATCCAGATGTTTTTCCATACTTAGATTTTCAACATTGTATTAATAAGGCAATTGATACATATAAAAATGATTTGTTTGTATACGGAACACCGAAAGGTTTACCATCTTTAATTCCAGTTATTCAAAAACAGCTGGCAAATTATCAAGTCTTTACAAAAGAAGAAAATATCTTTATCACATCAGGTGTGCAGCAAGCACTTGCTATATTAACTTCTATACCATTTCCGAATGAAAACGAAACGATATTAATTGAACAGCCAACATATCATTTATATATTGAATATCTAGAAATAAATAAAATTCCTGTAATCGGCATTAAACGTACGAATGAAGGAATTGACTTGAATGAATTAGAACGTATATTTCGAACAGGAAAAATAAAATTTTTTTATACGATACCGAGATATCATCATCCACTTGGAACGTCTTATTCTAAAAATGAGAAAGAAAAAATCGTGCTATTGGCCAAGAAGTATAATGTATTTATAGTGGAAGATGATTATTTAGCAGATTTAGAAACAGATTCAAAAGCAGATCCGTTATATAGCTTACATAATTGTAATCATGTCATATATTTGAAAAGTTACTCGAAGATTATTTTTCCAGGTTTACGAGTCGGTGTGGCGGTTATTCCACCGGCTATTGCAAATGCTTTCCATAAATATAAAAAGATTTTAGACATCGATAGTCCAATGATATCTCAAGCTGCTTTAGAAATTTATATAAAGAGTGGTATGTTCGAACGCCATAAAAATAAAATTAAATCCTCCTATAATAATAGATCAAAAAAACTAGCAGAAACATTAGAAAAAATGCAAAATGAAAACCCATTTTTGTTTACATATAATAAGCAAAATACATTGGGAATACACACTTGTTTAGAAATGCAGAAAAACATAGTGACGGAAATACTTATAAAAAAATTAAGTGAAAATCAAATAAGTATTGATTCTATTGATAGAAATTATTTAAATGATTTTCATAAAGAAAGGTTGTTGAAGTTAAACGTATCGAATGTAAAGGAAGATAAGATTGAAGAAGGTATTCGCAAGGTAATTGAGGAAGTAAAACAATTGGGACGTCTATATTTTCAATTTAAAAAAGAATAATACGTATAAGGAGGTTTGTTATGAAACGAAAAATAATAGCCTTGTTTGTATGTATTACTATAGTTATTGGAGCACTTGTAATTATTATCAATAGTAAAGAAAGTGACAAATGTATAGCAGTTGCTATGTATTCGAGAGGTGTTATAGTGGATCATAACAACGAACCTATATCTAATGTGAAAATTTATGAAGATTCCATTAAAAGTAAAGAGCGTGCTATTTCAAATCTACAAGGTGAATTTGAAATTATTAATGGCGTGTGTGGTAAAATTACGTTACAATTTGTTACTCCTGATGGAGAAATCTATACGAAAGAATATGATAGTGAGCATATACCAAAAATAATTAAACTTAGTGATAAAAATGAAGGAGAATGATATGAAACCATTACAGGGTAAAGTTGCGGTTGTGGCCGGAGCAACAAGAGGTGCTGGAAGAGGTATTGCGATGATGCTTGGTGAAGCTGGCGCAACTGTATATGTAACAGGAAGAAGTACAAAAGGGAATTTATCCTGTATGGGGAGAACTGAAACGATTGAAGAAACTGCAGAGCTTGTTACAAGGCAAGGCGGAATCGGAATTGCAGTTCGTGTTGATCATACGGTAGAAGAAGATATTAAAGCATTATTTAAAAAGATTCAAGAGGAACAAAATGGGCAGCTTGATATTTTAGTAAATGATGTTTGGGGCGGAGATCCTTTAACGGAATGGGAGAAACCTTTCTGGGAACACAACCTACATAACGGACTACTTATGCACCAAAGAGCTGTTCATTCTCATATAATGACAAGCCATTACGGTGTACCGTTAATGGTGAAAAATAACAAGGGACTTGTAATAGAAATTACAGATGGTGTCGACTATCAATACCGAGGTAATTTATATTATAGTTTAGCAAAAATCTCAACAATCCATTTAGCAGAAGCTATGGCGAAAGATTTAGAGAAACACGATATTACAGCAATAGCAGTTAGCCCAGGTTTCCTTCGTTCAGAAGCGATGCTAGATATATTTGGTGTAACAGAGGAGAATTGGCAAGAAGGAGCTAAACAAGACCCTCATTTCATCGCATCAGAAACTCCCTTCTTCGTTGGAAGAGCAATCGCAGCTTTAGCAAGTGATTCAAACGTTCATGTAAAAACTGGCCGAGCACTAAGCTCATGGGAATTAGGAAGAGAGTATGGTTTTACAGATATGGATGGTAGAAGACCAGATTGGGGAAAATATTTTGAGGAGAACGTTTTAAATCAAAATTAAGATAGTATAATATTTTTAAGAGCGCTCTTAGTGAAGAGTGCTCTTTTTCATTAATGTAAATATTTACTTAGCATCTTTTTAAAGTGATTTTTATCGTAATTTACATATTGGATAGCTGTATTACGTATTGGATCTCCTGCATAAAACCTTTCGTACAATTCGTGTCTGGATCCTAGTGGACTTCCGACAATATCCCATGCTAATTTAAATAGCTTTGTACGTTGTTCAGCATCTATGTTCGTTCCTTTAAAGTGTTTTTTCAACAAATCCGATATCGGACTTTGGAAATCTTTCATGCTGGAAGGTAGTTGAATAAAGCCACCTGCTCCAATTAATTGTAAAATTTCTATTGCGCGGGGATAATATTTCGAACCAAGATTTCTTGCAGTTTCAATATATTTAAAGTTTGGCAAATATGTTTGGTTCTCATAAATAGTACCTCCAACTTCTGAGGCAATTAGGAGAGCTCGAATTGTTTCAATTTGCATAATTAATTCCCCGAGTTTCTCTTGGACATGCAAATAAGTATTAGCACCGATTGCTTCAGCAATTTCACAAGCGATTGCAGTTATAAATTCGAGCTTTACTAGTAATCGTATAATTGCTTGGTGATAAGCTAAACAACTAGAAGCTACATCTGATTTTATTGCCCATAGTGCTTCAGGATTGTTATAAAGTAAAACACGTTCCCAAGGTACAAATACATTATCGAAGATTAATAGTGCATCCATTTCATCATACTGCGAGCTAATAGGGGAATCAACTGTACTTGAGGATTTATTCGCAAATGGCTCTCTACAAACCATATGTAATCCTGGGGAATTAGCTGCGACAATGAGAAAATGAGCTAAATCTTTTTGAGCGTCAGTCAGCTTTGTTAATGGATAAATTAATAAATCATTTGAATAAGGGGAAGCAGTCCCTATCATTTTTGCACCATTTAAATAAATTCCGTCGGTAGTTTTTTTCGTAATTCTAAGTAATCCTAATTCATTTGCATTCAACGTTGATTCTGTAGATCGATTTATTTGTGGATCACGCTGAACTACACTTATAAATAAGTGTTTATCTCTAGCTTCTTCATAATAAGATGTGATTTTATCTGGAAACTGTGAATCAAATTTTTTATAAAAATATCTTGATACGTACCATCCAGTAAGTCTCGATCTGGCGTAATCGGATAATCTACTCATTACACCGTCTGTAAAAAAGCTCCACGTTTCAAAGGCGGTTCTCCTCATTAATAATTCGTTATAGGAACTTGGAACTAAAAAAGCTGTATGGACAAACTCTTTCGTTTTTGGACTCACATATCCAACAGAGTTTCTTCGTATTGGATCATCGAATAATGAAAATAAATTAGAAATAGTACATAGTGTACCCGCGAAATTTTTGTCTGTAGTTACATCTACTTTCTTTCCATAGAGCCAAACATTTCTTCCATCTTGTAAACTCTTTATATAAGCATCCTTCAAATTTTGCATATTTCCTCCTTCTAAAGACTACTCATATATTTGTACATCTTTTAATGGTGGAGAATATACGTGGAATGTTATTACTGCTGAATCTGTAGCGTTATACATTTTATGCACAGTATCTTTTTTTACGGTGAAAATATTTCCCTTTGTAAATTCTTCAATCCGTTCGCTATTGTTTTCATACGTTATATTTTGTAACGTGCCATTGACTATTAGGATACATCCTAAAGATATTCCGTGATCATGAACAAAAGTCTTTGCTTTGCTTGGAAAATTTAATACTATAATCTCCACAAATTCAGACTTATAGATAACGTTTCTTCCGTATTCGAGATTAGCTGGTGAAGTTATGAAAGGAGATACTTTATGAAGTGTAATATTTAATGATTGAATAGCGTGTATTAAATTGGCCATATCGTAGTTACATAGGTTATTAAACGCTTTTTGTATGTTATGAATCAATTGCATGTAAAACTTCCTCCTAAGCATATGCAGTGAAAGAAAAAGTAATCTCATATTATATAGTACGTAGTTGATTACATAATATTGTATTGAAGCATTTCAAAAAAGTGACTGGTTTTAATTAGGGGAATATCTGTTTTTGAACAAATTGGTAATTAATACCTTTATTTATGTTATGCTTGAACTATACGTATTATCTAGGGGGGATGAAGTATATGGCGGTCCTTTTGGTTGAAAATTTATACCAATTATCAATTGTTTTACTATTACTTTGTTCATTTTGTTTTTATAGATATTTAAAGAAAATGAAAAGGGAAAGAAAGCTTACAGGTTTTGAAATTACGATGTATATCGTGACGCAACTTGCGTATTTCATTTGGGCGGCAACAACTTTTCTTAAAATGTTATCAGAATAGTAATCTTCATGTATGATTAATTGTCTATTAGATGCTGGGCAGAAATGTAAAGTAAATAAGGATAAGGGTAATTTTATAAATTGGGTAAATAAATATAGTCGGTATCTAGATCGATAACAATATCACTTATAACGATTTTACAAAAAGAGTGGGGAATACGTTCGTAATTATTTCGAATGACACCATATTAGATATTCCCTCATGTTTTACATTCAAATACATCCTTTTTAATTTCGTAATTGAGACGTATTGTCCAGTTACATACTCATTAATTCCATACCCATCAAATTCAATTACCATATTATCACTGTTGGTTGATAGTCAACTTTATAGCTTAAATTTCGGATGAAACATTCACATTAATTATTATAAATAGTTTAAGAGCTACGTTAAATACATTTTTTTATCATTGGGGTATAGTTCATCTCTCAGTGATTATCAGCCTGATCCCCACAAATAGCGGGATAAAAGGGGAGGATATGAATGAAACAATATAAGTTAGTTTTAAAAGGGCCTAAACAACTGAAGTGGCAAACAGATAAAATTAGGCCTATACAGGATGATGAAATTATCGTTAAAACAATCGCAGGTGCAATAAGTATTGGGGCAGAGTTACCACAGTATAAAGAATCGGACATTTCAGATGTTAATCCTTTATATCCGAGAGAAACTGGATATGAAAGTTATGGTGAAGTTATTCAAGTTGGTAATACAGTAACAAATTTAAACGTAGGCGATAAAGTAGTTTCTTTTTATGGGCATCAAACGATAGGAATAGTTAAGGGGCATAAAGTAATTCGAGTACCTAGTTATATAAAACCTAAAGTTTCCTTATTATCCATTCTTTCATGTGATGCTGCTAAAGGAGTATTAAAACTAAACCCACGACAAGATAAAAAAGTACTTATAACTGGAATGGGAGTTATGGGGTTACTCGCTTGTTATTTCTTAAAATACTATGTGGGTGTGGATCATGTGGATGTTGTTGAACCTAATAGAAATAGAAGAGAATTTGCAAAGAAATTTGGTGCAAAAAACATATATGATTCAGAAGAGCAAATAATAGAAACATATAGTTACGGTTTCGAATGTTCAGCTACAAATAGCGGATTCCGTACATTGCAAAAAGCACTTAACAGTAATGGTGTAATATGTATACTTTCTGATGGTAATAAAGTAGAACTAACATTAACCGCCGACTTTTATCGGAAAGAATTGCAAATCATTGGGTCAAGTGACGGATATGATTATCAAAAACATGCAGATTGGTTTTTTAGAAAAATAGAACAAACACCATTTATAGAAGGGATTTTTCAACATGAAATACATTATACTGCACTCATACAATGTTTTGAGGAACTGAGTCAAGGGATAATCAACCCTTTAAAAGTATACGTTTCATATGAATAATGAAAAAACTAACCAAATATTTGTCACATACCTTATATATGTTTTGTCTCAATTATGATATTCAAAATAAGAAGGAACACATATGAAAATTTTTGTAGCAGGTGCAACTGGTGTAATAGGACGTACTTTATTGCTAATGTTAATAAGAGAAGGTCATACGGTATTTGCAATGATTCGTAATGAATCGCAAGTAGAAGCAATAAAGAAAGTTGGTGCTATACAAGTAATAACCGGGAGAGAGGTGCTTCAAATAATAAAGCACGTAAAGATTATGGATGGATACCTTTACATCCTTCATGGTCTGATGAGTGTGTGAAATATCATAAAAATCCTTTAATGGGAATACTAGTAACACTCACTATTAAAGGGTTGGGCTGTAATGAATATACTTTTTGAAAGCATTATTTTAATCCTCACTGGAATTATTGTTTTAAAACTGACAGGTAGTAAATCTGTTAGCCAAATGACGAGAGCTGAAATTATTATTGTGGTTTCTATAGGTCGTATTATTGTAGAACCTATATTAAGTAGGAAAGTAGGCCCATCTATTTTTGCTGCGTTTATTTTTGCGGGTGTTTTACTTATTATTCATTTTTTTGAATTGAAATCACGAAAAGTAGAAAAGTTTCTAAATGGAACTAGCATTATTGTTATAGAAAACGGAGAAGTTTTAAAAAAGAATTTATTACGTGCAAAAATGTCAGAACAACAATTATTTATGCATCTGAGAGAAAAAGGTATACATGAAATCAAGAATTTACAACAAGCAACCGTAGAAACGAATGGACGGATTGGGTATCAACTAACTACTAAGGCACAACCAGTTACTTTGGAAATGCTAGAAAAGCTTCTAGAGAAATGTAATCTGAAAAAATAGTTTTAGACTGAAAAGCGCTTCTTGTACATAAAGGCACTTTTCGCAAACGTGTAAAAGTCCCTTCAGTAATCCTGAAGGGACTCTAATTTACCGAGGGTGATGACAATCAATATTACGATTAACAACATTAAAGTTCAAAAAATAAACAGAATAAATAATTGACAAAAAATGAGAATAGTAGTAACCTAACGTAAAACATACGCTACCGTATTTTATTGGAGAGATGATATGCAAGTAACGAGGGAAGACTGGATAAAAGTAGGATTACAACAATTAGCTAATGAAGGTATACATAAAGTTCGCATTGAAGCACTTGCTCGATTGCTAAAAATAAGCAAAGGTAGCTTCTATCACTATTTTCGTGACCATCAAGAGCTTTTAGATTCTATGCTCGACTTTTGGGAAGTACATGCAACAAAGTTGATTGTTCAAAATATTGAGCAACAGGATGCCTCTTTAGAACAGCTATTACAGATTAGTTTTAATCGAGATAAAAAAATTGAGAATGGTATTTATGCTTGGGCTAAATATGATCCTGTTGTGGCAACACGTTTAGTAGATATAGAAGAACAAAGAATTTCTTGTGTTGCAAAATTGTATCAAAAAATGGGCGTAGACGAAACTGAATCAATTGATCGAGCGAGACTTGCCTATTTAACGTATGTAGGATGGATGACAAGGTTTGAAGCAAATCCTAATTTTGATATTAATAAAATGGTTGAGCTTTTAACTTCTTTCAGTGGGTATCCAAACATCGACTGAAAGAAGTAAAGCTTCCAGACGCAATTATGCTGAGGCATAATTGATTATTCGATAATATGTGTCCCTAATATGGTTATAAAACCTGAAGGGACAAAATTTTTACTGTAACATACGGTAGTGTATGTTATTTTTGAAGTTACGACATTGGGGGCGAATAAATGAAATTACTATTAACATTAGTAGCTGTAGTGCTTCTGTGTTTTATCAGTTTTTTGCATATTTATTGGGCTTTTGGAGGTCGATGGGGTTCTGCCGCTGTTATCCCAGTAAAAGAGGGAGAACATAAGCCAGCTTTTACTCCGAGAATATGGGGAACATTATTCATAGCCATTCTTATTCTACTAGCTAGTGTCATTATTGTTGTTCAAGTAGGTTATTTGCAGGGATTCCAAGCAAATAGTTTATCTAAAATCGGAAGTATTGTCTGTGCTTTAGTTTTCATTATTAGGGCAATTGGTGATTTTAAGTTTGTTGGATTTTTCAAAAAAATTAAACATTCTCAGTTTGCTAGATACGACACTTGGTTTTATAGTCCATTATGTTTATTTTTTGGCTTTGTCTATATCATGTTGTTGTTTTAATAAGTATAATGAATTCCCTATAAAATAAATTTTATACAGGAAGAAAACACCTCCTATTGAACAAGTAGTAATAAAAAGAGGTTTGAGCATAGCAATAGAGCAA
Encoded here:
- a CDS encoding M3 family oligoendopeptidase, whose amino-acid sequence is MQNSNTIDIRNLHELEKDLSTLLNTSISSGEDLENWLKAQSKLISEIEEQLRSHYIAFQCNTDNKEIKDTFEYDQQYVRPLLKRYQNSFDNTYLESSFRMQLDPKTYSILDKKIKNAQTLFCEKNIDLEVKEDKLVTEYFEITGSLTALWDGEEKTITELQSYLQNPNRDIRKKAKTLISEKFLSVENNLQHILNELIAIRHQKAKNIQLDNYRDYMFKKYERFDYTADDCYELAESVRKYVVPLIDNIFNEKKAELQVDTLRPWDLKAAAPNQKVLKPIEDESDLIEKSSHILHKLDPEFSALLSRMHKNDCLDLESRKGKAPGGFCEHLPASQLSFIFMNLNHTHYDVTTFLHEMGHSIHNECMKQLELQKYLEIPSESAELASMTMELFSMEYWDTFYENTEEFIKTKLDFFKDIVKYLPQMIIVDQFQHWMYENPSHTAKERNEKYLELHNTYQSNVVNIEGYENWIATGWLPVLHIFEVPFYYIEYAIAQLGALQMYKQYKENPKQALQNYKKALSLGSSKPLTEVYEAAGIRFDFSSETIKELMAFVEEELELLERI
- a CDS encoding PLP-dependent aminotransferase family protein; the encoded protein is MYKYLHILNDLESVIQNGEIKEGKKLPSIRSLVTQYECNKATVIRALHELEKRHIIYSVPQSGYYVVKKSGSYIENNEMIDFASSAPDPDVFPYLDFQHCINKAIDTYKNDLFVYGTPKGLPSLIPVIQKQLANYQVFTKEENIFITSGVQQALAILTSIPFPNENETILIEQPTYHLYIEYLEINKIPVIGIKRTNEGIDLNELERIFRTGKIKFFYTIPRYHHPLGTSYSKNEKEKIVLLAKKYNVFIVEDDYLADLETDSKADPLYSLHNCNHVIYLKSYSKIIFPGLRVGVAVIPPAIANAFHKYKKILDIDSPMISQAALEIYIKSGMFERHKNKIKSSYNNRSKKLAETLEKMQNENPFLFTYNKQNTLGIHTCLEMQKNIVTEILIKKLSENQISIDSIDRNYLNDFHKERLLKLNVSNVKEDKIEEGIRKVIEEVKQLGRLYFQFKKE
- a CDS encoding DMT family transporter, with product MTNTTKAYISALLYSFIIGFSFMFVKLALTITSPLDTLAHRFTVAFIAASIPVISSFVKLNISFKNILALLPLAIFYPALFFAFQAFGLVYTSSSEAGIIQAAIPIFTMILASYFLKEYTNIWQKTSVLVSVIGVIYIFIMNGIGAHETSFIGVILILLSALSSACYNVLARKMTKKFKLMDLTYTMTAIGFISFNLIAIADHINKGTITMYFKPFTNGTFLISILYLGLLSSLLTALLLNYSLSYIEAAKISVFSNLSTLITIIAGVVFLHEQIAYYHIIGTLMIILGVIGTNFFGKKGIITKKKNISMNK
- a CDS encoding helix-turn-helix transcriptional regulator, which translates into the protein MNEHIQLMIDWIEGKLKSEFSLDELSHYMGYSPYYCSFKFHQVTGISIRRYILLRRLYLSTEDLKKDRKIIDIAFDYEYSSQEAYSRAFKNIFGINPREFQLNKMPIQSFVKLNINNGGEFKMNFSRKIEVDQLRNAKSELFDKDVLNILNGQFMYEEFKGEKLMGESDYAPFNEAMCVNATTEQVFDEEFIKIRAEGHSNSTENYIKKVIHPLEGLFKREYKCIVLWFGEDMFCQMNLLTLLSYLEQSDYEGKVYLNSFREDEFKVSQTELKLGNYCSVYKKVLVNHEKPSVELLPVLYQAINLYLDMLKEENAVVKFISKNKDLPTKELLKKLFHLFPTIGYGDSQYIELINRIK
- a CDS encoding SDR family oxidoreductase translates to MKPLQGKVAVVAGATRGAGRGIAMMLGEAGATVYVTGRSTKGNLSCMGRTETIEETAELVTRQGGIGIAVRVDHTVEEDIKALFKKIQEEQNGQLDILVNDVWGGDPLTEWEKPFWEHNLHNGLLMHQRAVHSHIMTSHYGVPLMVKNNKGLVIEITDGVDYQYRGNLYYSLAKISTIHLAEAMAKDLEKHDITAIAVSPGFLRSEAMLDIFGVTEENWQEGAKQDPHFIASETPFFVGRAIAALASDSNVHVKTGRALSSWELGREYGFTDMDGRRPDWGKYFEENVLNQN
- a CDS encoding serine/threonine protein kinase translates to MKRKIIALFVCITIVIGALVIIINSKESDKCIAVAMYSRGVIVDHNNEPISNVKIYEDSIKSKERAISNLQGEFEIINGVCGKITLQFVTPDGEIYTKEYDSEHIPKIIKLSDKNEGE